The Providencia rettgeri genome includes a window with the following:
- the pheT_1 gene encoding Phenylalanine--tRNA ligase beta subunit, translating into MWMKEKLRRGGVRSIDAVVDITNYVLLELGQPQHAYDLDRLDGAIVARMAKDGEKLVLLDGSEATLKSDTLVIADESKALGIAGIFGGEHSGVNNETKNILLECAFFDPLSITGRARNYGLHTDASHRFERGVDPQLQFKAIERATSLIVDICGGEVGEIIDVTSEQHLPKAANIKLTRNKLDRLIGHFIEDELVTDILTRLGCKVTISANTWDVVAPSWRFDMQIEEDLVEEVARVYGYNSIPDVPLRADLVMTNHKEANLPLKRIKAMLVDRGYQEAITYSFVDPKVQALLHPQQDALILPNPISVDMSAMRLSLLTGLLGTVVYNQNRQQNRIRLFETGLRFIPDNQAEYGIRQEPMLAGVIVGNRFEEHWSLDKQVVDFFDLKGDLEAVFELTGKLNQITFKSEAHPALHPGQSAGIYLENEHIGFIGVVHPELERKLDLNGRTVVFEVRSDAIAQRVIPEAKAISRYPSNRRDIAVVVPEDVAAAEVLAECKKVGINHIVGINLFDVYCGEGIADGYKSLAISLVFQDTQRTMEEEEITATVDLCIAALKQRFQASLRD; encoded by the coding sequence ATGTGGATGAAAGAAAAGCTACGTCGTGGTGGAGTCCGTTCTATTGACGCTGTTGTGGATATTACCAACTACGTTTTATTGGAATTGGGCCAACCTCAACACGCCTACGATCTAGACCGTTTAGACGGTGCTATTGTTGCTCGTATGGCTAAAGATGGTGAGAAACTGGTTCTTCTTGACGGTAGCGAAGCAACATTGAAATCAGACACCTTAGTGATTGCTGATGAATCTAAAGCACTCGGGATCGCGGGTATTTTTGGTGGTGAGCACTCAGGCGTTAATAACGAAACCAAAAATATTTTATTAGAGTGTGCGTTTTTTGACCCATTATCGATTACAGGTCGCGCACGTAACTACGGTTTACATACCGATGCTTCACACCGTTTTGAACGCGGTGTTGACCCACAGTTGCAGTTTAAAGCGATTGAACGTGCAACCTCACTGATTGTAGATATTTGCGGTGGTGAAGTGGGTGAAATCATTGATGTCACCAGTGAACAGCATTTACCGAAAGCAGCCAATATTAAGCTGACGCGCAATAAATTAGACCGTTTGATCGGCCACTTTATTGAAGATGAGTTAGTCACTGATATTTTGACGCGTTTAGGATGTAAAGTCACGATTTCGGCTAACACATGGGATGTTGTTGCTCCAAGTTGGCGCTTCGATATGCAAATCGAAGAAGATTTAGTGGAAGAAGTCGCGCGTGTTTATGGCTATAACAGTATTCCTGATGTGCCACTGCGTGCCGACCTGGTCATGACTAATCATAAAGAAGCTAACTTACCTTTAAAACGTATTAAAGCGATGTTAGTTGATCGTGGTTATCAAGAAGCAATTACATATAGTTTTGTTGATCCTAAAGTTCAAGCTTTACTGCACCCACAACAAGACGCATTGATTTTACCTAACCCGATTTCTGTCGATATGTCAGCGATGCGTTTATCGCTGTTGACTGGTTTATTAGGAACGGTTGTCTATAATCAGAATCGTCAACAAAATAGAATTCGTTTATTTGAGACAGGTCTGCGCTTTATTCCTGATAATCAAGCAGAATATGGAATCCGTCAGGAACCAATGCTTGCCGGGGTGATTGTAGGCAATAGATTTGAAGAACATTGGTCATTAGATAAACAAGTTGTTGACTTCTTTGACTTAAAAGGTGATCTTGAAGCTGTTTTTGAATTGACTGGGAAACTAAATCAAATTACATTTAAATCTGAGGCACACCCTGCATTGCATCCAGGTCAAAGTGCTGGGATTTATCTGGAAAATGAACACATTGGCTTTATTGGTGTGGTCCACCCAGAATTAGAACGCAAACTCGATTTAAATGGTCGTACGGTGGTGTTTGAGGTTCGTAGTGATGCGATAGCACAACGTGTCATCCCTGAAGCTAAGGCGATTTCGCGCTATCCATCGAACCGCCGTGACATCGCTGTAGTCGTGCCAGAAGATGTGGCCGCTGCTGAAGTTTTAGCAGAGTGTAAAAAAGTTGGCATAAATCATATAGTTGGCATAAACTTATTTGATGTGTACTGTGGTGAAGGAATAGCAGATGGCTACAAGAGCCTTGCTATCAGTCTTGTCTTCCAAGATACCCAACGTACCATGGAAGAAGAAGAGATCACTGCTACCGTTGATCTGTGTATTGCTGCGTTAAAACAGCGATTCCAAGCCTCCTTGAGGGACTAA
- the pheT_2 gene encoding Phenylalanine--tRNA ligase beta subunit: MVECGQHPNADKLRVTKVNVGGERLLDIVCGAPNCRQGLKVAVATVGAVLPGDFKIKAAKLRGEPSEGMLCSYSELGISDDHSGIIELPQDATIGNRYFVNI, from the coding sequence GTGGTTGAGTGTGGTCAACACCCCAATGCAGACAAACTGCGTGTCACAAAAGTTAACGTGGGTGGTGAGCGTTTATTAGATATCGTCTGTGGTGCACCAAACTGCCGTCAAGGTCTGAAAGTTGCTGTTGCTACCGTGGGTGCAGTATTACCCGGTGATTTTAAAATTAAAGCCGCAAAATTGCGTGGCGAGCCTTCTGAAGGTATGCTGTGCTCTTATTCTGAGCTGGGTATTTCCGATGATCATAGCGGAATTATTGAATTGCCGCAGGATGCCACTATCGGTAACCGATATTTCGTGAATATCTAA
- the pheS_1 gene encoding Phenylalanine--tRNA ligase alpha subunit, with amino-acid sequence MANNHPIRIIAPGRVYRNDYDQTHTPMFHQTEGLIVDKDISFTNLKGTLHDFLNNFFEEEVQVRFRPSYFPFTEPSAEVDVMGKNGKWLEVLGCGMVHPNVLRNVGIDQKSIQVLHLVWEWSA; translated from the coding sequence ATGGCCAACAACCACCCGATTCGTATCATTGCCCCAGGTCGTGTATATCGTAATGACTACGACCAAACGCATACACCCATGTTCCATCAAACAGAAGGCCTGATTGTTGATAAAGATATCAGCTTTACCAATCTAAAAGGCACATTACATGATTTTTTGAATAACTTCTTTGAAGAAGAAGTCCAAGTACGTTTCCGCCCATCTTATTTCCCATTCACAGAACCTTCAGCAGAGGTTGATGTTATGGGCAAAAATGGCAAATGGTTAGAAGTATTAGGCTGCGGTATGGTACATCCAAATGTATTACGTAACGTAGGTATTGACCAGAAGTCTATTCAGGTTTTGCATTTGGTATGGGAATGGAGCGCTTAA
- the pheS_2 gene encoding Phenylalanine--tRNA ligase alpha subunit has product MPHLAELVAQAKAAIEQAQDVATLESVRVEYLGKSGHFTLQMKTLRDLPTEERPAAGAVINEAKVQVQDALNARKDAMQAEILNARLVSEKIDVSLPGRRMENGGLHPVTRTIQRIEEFFGELGFSVETGPEIEDDYHNFDALNIPAHHPARADHDTFWFDAKRLLRTQTSGVQIRTMNGQQPPDSYHCPRSCIS; this is encoded by the coding sequence ATGCCACATCTCGCTGAGTTGGTTGCACAGGCAAAAGCAGCCATTGAACAGGCCCAAGATGTTGCTACGTTGGAGTCAGTGCGTGTTGAATATTTAGGCAAGAGCGGCCATTTCACACTACAGATGAAAACGTTGCGTGATCTGCCTACTGAGGAACGTCCAGCAGCAGGGGCTGTGATAAATGAAGCTAAAGTACAGGTTCAAGATGCACTGAACGCCCGTAAGGACGCGATGCAAGCTGAAATTCTTAATGCACGTCTAGTGTCAGAAAAAATTGATGTGTCATTACCAGGGCGTCGTATGGAAAATGGTGGGTTACACCCAGTCACCCGTACAATTCAGCGAATTGAAGAATTTTTTGGCGAATTAGGTTTCTCTGTTGAAACAGGTCCAGAAATCGAAGATGACTACCATAATTTTGATGCGCTAAATATACCTGCTCACCACCCCGCGCGTGCGGACCACGATACTTTTTGGTTTGATGCAAAACGCTTACTGCGTACGCAAACATCGGGTGTGCAAATCCGTACAATGAATGGCCAACAACCACCCGATTCGTATCATTGCCCCAGGTCGTGTATATCGTAA
- the rplT gene encoding 50S ribosomal protein L20, with protein sequence MARAKRGVIARARHKKILKQAKGYYGARSRVYRVAFQAVIKAGQYAYRDRRQRKRQFRQLWIARINAAARQNGLSYSRFINGLKKASIEIDRKILADIAVFDKAAFTALVEKAKGALA encoded by the coding sequence ATGGCTCGCGCAAAACGTGGTGTAATCGCACGTGCACGTCACAAAAAAATTCTGAAGCAGGCGAAAGGTTACTATGGTGCACGTTCACGTGTTTACCGCGTAGCATTTCAAGCGGTAATCAAAGCTGGTCAATACGCTTACCGTGACCGCCGTCAACGTAAACGTCAGTTCCGTCAACTGTGGATCGCACGTATCAACGCTGCGGCTCGTCAGAATGGTCTGTCTTACAGCCGTTTCATCAATGGCTTGAAAAAAGCTTCAATTGAAATCGACCGTAAGATCTTAGCAGACATCGCAGTTTTCGATAAAGCAGCATTTACTGCTTTAGTTGAAAAAGCGAAAGGCGCTTTAGCTTAA
- the rpmI gene encoding Ribosomal protein A: MPKIKTVRGAAKRFKKTAGGGFKRKHANLRHILTKKSTKRKRHLRPKGMVSKGDLGLVVACLPYA; the protein is encoded by the coding sequence ATGCCAAAGATTAAAACTGTACGTGGCGCAGCAAAGCGCTTTAAAAAAACTGCAGGCGGTGGCTTTAAGCGTAAGCATGCAAACCTTCGTCATATCCTGACTAAAAAGTCAACTAAGCGTAAACGCCATTTACGTCCGAAAGGAATGGTATCTAAGGGCGATCTGGGTCTGGTAGTAGCTTGCCTGCCTTACGCATAA
- the infC_1 gene encoding Translation initiation factor IF-3, with protein sequence MSAREALEKAEEAGVDLVEISPNAEPPVCRIMDYGKFLYEKSKSQKEQKKKQKVVQVKEIKFRPGTDEGDYQVKLRNLTRFLEDGDKAKVTLRFRGREMAHQQIGLEMLNRIKADLEELASVESFPSRIEGRQMIMVLAPKKK encoded by the coding sequence ATGAGCGCACGCGAAGCGCTTGAAAAAGCTGAAGAAGCAGGTGTAGACCTAGTTGAAATTAGCCCAAATGCTGAACCGCCAGTTTGTCGTATCATGGATTACGGCAAATTCCTTTATGAGAAGAGCAAATCTCAAAAAGAGCAAAAAAAGAAACAAAAAGTTGTTCAGGTGAAGGAAATTAAATTCCGCCCTGGTACAGATGAAGGTGATTATCAGGTCAAACTACGCAACCTGACTCGCTTTCTGGAAGATGGTGATAAAGCTAAAGTTACACTACGTTTCCGTGGTCGTGAAATGGCTCACCAGCAGATTGGTCTGGAAATGCTTAACCGCATCAAAGCTGATCTGGAAGAGCTGGCATCCGTAGAGTCTTTCCCTTCAAGAATTGAAGGGCGTCAGATGATCATGGTGCTGGCACCGAAGAAGAAATAA
- the infC_2 gene encoding Translation initiation factor IF-3, which translates to MSVREALFKAEEAGVDLVEISPNAEPPVCRIMDYGKYLYEKSKSQKEQKKKQKVVQVKEIKFRPGTDEGDYQVKLRSLIRFLEDGDKAKVTLRFRGREMAHQQIGLEVLNRIKTDLDELASVESFPSRIEGRQMIMVLAPKKK; encoded by the coding sequence ATGAGTGTGCGTGAAGCCCTCTTTAAAGCAGAAGAAGCTGGTGTTGACTTAGTCGAAATCAGCCCAAATGCTGAACCACCGGTTTGTCGTATCATGGATTACGGTAAATATCTTTATGAGAAAAGCAAATCTCAGAAAGAACAAAAGAAAAAACAAAAAGTTGTTCAAGTGAAGGAAATTAAATTCCGTCCGGGAACAGACGAAGGCGACTACCAAGTTAAGCTACGTAGTTTAATTCGCTTTTTGGAAGATGGTGACAAAGCTAAAGTGACACTGCGTTTTCGTGGTCGCGAAATGGCTCACCAACAGATTGGCTTGGAAGTGTTGAACCGCATCAAAACCGATCTGGATGAACTGGCATCTGTTGAATCATTCCCATCAAGGATTGAAGGACGCCAGATGATCATGGTATTGGCACCAAAGAAAAAATAA
- the thrS gene encoding Threonine--tRNA ligase — translation MPVITLPDGSQRQFDHPVSVMDVARDIGAGLAKACIAGRINGERVDACEIIEHDANVSIITSKDEDGLEIIRHSCAHLLGHAIKQLWPNTKMAIGPTIDNGFYYDVDLDHMLTQEDLEKLEKRMLELAKTDYDVVKKRVSWSEARETFVARGEDYKVEILDQNISQDDHPGLYHHEEYVDMCRGPHVPNMRFCHHFKLQKVAGAYWRGNSDNKMLQRIYGTAWADKKQLAAYLLRLEEAAKRDHRKIGKQLDLYHMQEEAPGMAFWHNDGWTIFRELETFVRTKLKAYNYQEVKGPFMMDRVLWEKTGHWDNYKDAMFTTSSENREYCVKPMNCPGHVQIFNQGLKSYRDLPLRMAEFGSCHRNEPSGALHGLMRVRGFTQDDAHIFCTEEQILSEVTSCIEMIYDVYATFGFEKIVVKLSTRPEKRIGTDEMWDRAEEDLANALKSKGIEFEYQPGEGAFYGPKIEFTLYDCLDRAWQCGTVQLDFFLPGRLTASYVGENNERIVPVMIHRAVLGSLERFIGILTEEYAGFFPTWLAPQQVVVMNITDSQADYVQELVSKLQSVGIRAKADLRNEKIGFKIREHTLRRVPYMLVCGDKEVESGKVAVRTRRGKDLGSLDVNEFMTKLLEEIRSRQLNQMEE, via the coding sequence ATGCCTGTTATTACTCTTCCTGATGGAAGTCAGCGTCAGTTTGACCATCCCGTTTCTGTGATGGATGTTGCTCGAGACATCGGAGCGGGTTTAGCTAAAGCCTGTATCGCGGGTCGAATTAATGGTGAACGCGTTGATGCATGTGAAATAATTGAACATGATGCAAATGTATCCATTATTACGAGCAAAGATGAAGATGGACTCGAAATTATTCGTCACTCTTGTGCTCACCTGTTAGGTCATGCAATCAAACAATTATGGCCAAACACTAAAATGGCTATTGGGCCGACTATCGACAATGGTTTTTACTATGATGTCGATTTAGACCACATGCTGACCCAGGAAGACTTGGAAAAGCTTGAAAAGCGTATGCTTGAGCTTGCCAAAACAGATTATGATGTGGTGAAAAAACGTGTTTCTTGGAGCGAAGCTCGTGAAACATTTGTGGCTCGAGGCGAAGACTATAAAGTTGAAATATTAGATCAAAATATTAGTCAAGATGACCACCCTGGTTTATATCATCACGAAGAATATGTTGATATGTGTCGCGGTCCACACGTACCGAATATGCGTTTTTGCCACCATTTTAAACTACAAAAAGTGGCTGGTGCATACTGGCGTGGTAACAGCGATAACAAAATGCTGCAACGTATTTACGGCACCGCATGGGCTGATAAAAAACAATTGGCAGCCTATTTATTACGTTTAGAAGAAGCAGCTAAACGTGACCACCGTAAAATTGGTAAACAGTTAGATTTATACCATATGCAAGAAGAAGCGCCGGGAATGGCATTCTGGCATAATGACGGTTGGACAATTTTCCGTGAACTGGAAACCTTCGTACGCACTAAACTGAAAGCTTATAACTATCAAGAAGTGAAAGGGCCATTTATGATGGACCGCGTATTATGGGAAAAAACAGGTCACTGGGATAACTATAAAGACGCTATGTTCACCACTTCATCTGAAAACCGTGAATATTGTGTAAAACCAATGAACTGCCCAGGTCACGTACAAATTTTTAACCAAGGTTTGAAATCATACCGTGACTTACCATTGCGTATGGCAGAATTTGGCAGCTGTCACCGTAATGAGCCATCAGGTGCATTGCACGGCTTAATGCGTGTGCGTGGCTTTACTCAGGATGATGCACATATCTTCTGTACTGAAGAGCAAATCTTAAGTGAAGTCACTAGCTGTATTGAAATGATTTATGATGTTTACGCAACTTTCGGTTTCGAAAAAATAGTTGTAAAACTATCAACCCGTCCTGAAAAACGTATCGGTACTGACGAGATGTGGGACAGAGCGGAAGAAGACTTAGCTAATGCCCTGAAATCAAAAGGTATTGAATTTGAGTACCAACCTGGTGAAGGCGCATTTTATGGCCCGAAAATTGAGTTTACACTGTATGACTGCCTTGACCGTGCATGGCAATGTGGTACTGTCCAGTTAGACTTCTTCTTGCCGGGCCGTTTGACAGCTTCCTATGTAGGTGAAAACAACGAACGTATCGTTCCTGTTATGATCCACCGTGCAGTGCTAGGTTCACTAGAACGCTTCATTGGTATCTTAACAGAAGAGTATGCCGGCTTTTTCCCAACATGGTTAGCACCACAGCAAGTGGTTGTAATGAACATTACTGATAGCCAAGCAGACTATGTTCAAGAATTAGTAAGCAAGCTGCAAAGTGTTGGCATTCGTGCGAAAGCGGACTTACGTAACGAGAAAATCGGCTTTAAGATCCGTGAGCACACACTGCGTCGCGTCCCTTACATGTTAGTATGTGGTGATAAAGAAGTTGAATCAGGTAAAGTTGCTGTTCGTACCCGTCGTGGTAAAGACTTAGGCAGCCTTGATGTCAACGAATTCATGACAAAACTTCTTGAAGAGATCCGCAGTCGTCAACTCAATCAGATGGAGGAATAA
- a CDS encoding Putative protein-S-isoprenylcysteine methyltransferase, producing MNIFKLPLLNWLVANGIAVYFLFRQGLLDWTFSGWMGILGILVALESVSWVATSLYYFYKHKTSPNPTVKATHLVTNGPYRFSRNPMYLAFTSMSLALAFFSHSSYFLVAGLVFWLITDLYTIPQEERFLSASFKNEWEDYSKQTRRWL from the coding sequence ATGAATATATTTAAATTGCCATTATTGAATTGGTTAGTGGCTAATGGCATTGCGGTTTATTTTCTTTTCAGGCAAGGTCTTTTAGACTGGACATTTTCTGGTTGGATGGGAATTTTAGGTATATTAGTTGCGCTGGAGAGTGTGAGTTGGGTCGCGACGAGTCTTTATTACTTTTATAAACATAAAACATCACCAAATCCTACGGTTAAGGCAACGCATTTAGTCACTAATGGGCCTTATCGATTTTCACGTAATCCGATGTATTTAGCTTTTACATCAATGAGCTTGGCTTTAGCTTTTTTCTCGCATTCTTCTTACTTTTTGGTCGCAGGGCTAGTATTTTGGCTGATTACTGATTTATATACGATCCCACAGGAAGAACGTTTTTTATCTGCATCATTTAAAAATGAGTGGGAAGATTACAGTAAGCAAACGAGACGTTGGTTATAG
- the fosA gene encoding Glutathione transferase fosA, producing the protein MLNGINHLTLAVTDLDKSISFYQSLLGMKLHASWKKGAYISCGDLWLCLSLDTTRQFLSPEKTDYTHYAFNVDAKDFLIVVDRLMQANVIVWKENKSEGDSFYFLDPDGHKLELHVGGLLQRLKSCQEKPYEEMKFY; encoded by the coding sequence ATGTTAAACGGAATCAACCATTTAACTTTAGCGGTAACTGACTTAGATAAAAGTATTAGTTTTTATCAATCACTACTTGGTATGAAGTTACATGCGAGTTGGAAAAAGGGCGCCTATATTTCCTGTGGCGATTTATGGTTATGTTTATCATTAGATACAACTCGCCAATTTTTGTCCCCAGAAAAAACGGATTATACACACTATGCCTTTAACGTTGATGCGAAAGACTTTCTTATCGTTGTTGATAGGCTAATGCAAGCGAATGTCATTGTCTGGAAAGAAAATAAAAGTGAAGGAGATTCTTTTTATTTTCTTGATCCGGATGGCCACAAATTAGAATTACATGTAGGCGGTTTATTACAACGCTTAAAGAGCTGCCAAGAAAAACCGTATGAAGAAATGAAATTTTATTAA
- the marC_2 gene encoding inner membrane protein, with the protein MTNFFELFQAVGIGLVLLLPLANPLTAIAVMLSISANMTKEQRDHQSLLASIYVFAIMTIAFYAGQLVMNTFGISIPGLRIAGGLIVAFIGFGMLFPSSDVGEDQTTNALDDPNVPKKRQESPSIAFVPLAMPSTAGPGTIAMIISSTASLQGNVSFAPWVLKVAPVITFFIASLIVWIGLRGATSIMRWLGNSGIDAIARVMGFLLICMGVQFVINGIVEIVAQLPHLMKEYQ; encoded by the coding sequence ATGACAAACTTTTTTGAGCTATTTCAAGCCGTTGGTATTGGCCTGGTACTGTTACTTCCTCTTGCCAACCCTTTAACTGCAATTGCGGTCATGCTAAGCATCTCTGCTAATATGACAAAAGAACAGCGTGATCATCAATCGCTGTTGGCCTCTATTTATGTATTTGCAATCATGACAATCGCTTTTTATGCAGGCCAATTAGTCATGAACACATTTGGAATATCAATCCCAGGGCTGCGAATTGCCGGAGGATTAATTGTGGCATTTATTGGCTTTGGCATGCTATTCCCTAGTAGTGATGTAGGAGAAGACCAGACCACCAATGCGCTTGATGACCCAAATGTCCCCAAAAAACGCCAAGAATCACCTAGTATTGCCTTTGTTCCCCTTGCAATGCCAAGTACTGCGGGCCCGGGAACTATTGCGATGATCATCAGCTCCACTGCATCATTACAAGGTAATGTGAGTTTTGCTCCATGGGTCTTAAAAGTTGCCCCCGTGATTACTTTTTTTATTGCAAGTCTTATCGTTTGGATTGGTTTAAGAGGCGCAACTTCTATCATGAGGTGGCTTGGAAACAGTGGTATTGATGCTATCGCGCGGGTGATGGGGTTCTTATTAATCTGTATGGGAGTGCAGTTTGTTATCAACGGCATTGTTGAAATTGTCGCGCAACTCCCACACTTAATGAAAGAATATCAATAA
- the emtA_2 gene encoding Endo-type membrane-bound lytic murein transglycosylase A precursor, translating into MKKIIGGTFVLLLLAGCSSEPDRPVTKQRMLEPTGPITAQNTAFPRTPFDEFIRDSAARYSVDETLIRAIIEVESNFRPEVVSKSNAIGLMQIKASTAGRDAYRYQGKSGEPSSRDLKDPQKNIDIGTAYIRILREQHLAGISHPQTLYYATVVAYVNGAGALLRTFDNDKGRAIAMINRLSPEEFYQHVQTKHPAPQAPRYLWKVKNAYNALAMSY; encoded by the coding sequence GTGAAAAAAATAATTGGCGGTACTTTTGTGTTACTGCTGCTTGCAGGTTGTTCAAGCGAACCAGATAGGCCTGTAACAAAACAGCGAATGTTAGAGCCGACAGGGCCAATAACAGCACAAAATACGGCATTTCCAAGAACACCTTTTGATGAATTTATTCGTGACTCTGCGGCTCGCTACAGTGTAGATGAAACTTTAATTAGAGCAATTATTGAGGTCGAATCCAATTTTAGACCTGAAGTTGTCAGTAAATCCAATGCAATAGGTTTGATGCAGATTAAAGCTTCGACAGCAGGACGTGACGCCTATCGTTACCAAGGGAAATCGGGGGAGCCGAGTTCTCGTGACCTAAAAGATCCACAAAAAAATATTGATATTGGTACAGCTTATATTCGTATTTTAAGGGAACAGCACCTTGCGGGAATAAGCCATCCTCAGACATTATATTATGCAACGGTTGTTGCTTATGTGAATGGGGCTGGAGCGTTATTAAGAACGTTTGATAATGATAAAGGTCGGGCGATAGCGATGATTAATCGCTTATCACCGGAAGAGTTTTATCAGCATGTACAAACAAAGCACCCTGCACCGCAAGCTCCACGCTATTTGTGGAAAGTCAAAAATGCTTACAATGCACTAGCGATGTCTTATTGA
- a CDS encoding Uncharacterized periplasmic iron-binding protein HI_0362 precursor translates to MKNNASRLSAPLLTSMFALIAIIFFSQPAFAKKFKVVTTFTIIQDIAQNVAGDAAIVESITKPGAEIHGYQPTPKDIMKAYDADLILWNGMNLEVWFQRFFENFKNVPAVVVTEGIEPMPIREGEYKDNPNPHAWMSPANAKIYIENIRQALVKYDPENAETYNANAKKYAQQIAELDAPLRERLNRIPENERWLVSSEGAFSYLTNDYGFKEVYLWPINAEEQGSPQQVKKVIDTVRKYNIPVVFSESTISDKPARQVSKETGAKYGGVLYVDSLSTADGPVPTYIDLLNTTVDTIAKGFSQ, encoded by the coding sequence ATGAAGAATAACGCATCTCGATTATCTGCACCTTTACTAACCAGTATGTTTGCTTTGATAGCAATCATCTTTTTTAGTCAGCCTGCTTTTGCTAAAAAGTTTAAAGTCGTAACCACTTTTACCATTATTCAAGATATCGCTCAAAATGTAGCTGGAGATGCGGCAATTGTCGAGTCTATAACAAAGCCTGGAGCAGAAATTCACGGTTATCAACCGACACCTAAAGATATCATGAAAGCCTATGATGCAGATTTAATCTTATGGAATGGGATGAATTTGGAAGTGTGGTTCCAACGTTTCTTTGAAAACTTTAAAAATGTCCCTGCTGTCGTGGTCACTGAAGGTATTGAGCCAATGCCAATCCGTGAAGGTGAGTATAAAGACAACCCGAACCCACATGCATGGATGTCTCCTGCTAATGCTAAGATTTATATTGAAAATATTCGTCAAGCTCTGGTCAAATATGACCCTGAAAATGCTGAAACATATAATGCCAATGCAAAAAAATATGCGCAACAAATTGCTGAGCTTGACGCCCCTTTGCGTGAACGCTTAAATCGCATTCCAGAAAATGAACGTTGGTTAGTTTCAAGTGAAGGCGCATTTAGCTATTTAACTAATGATTACGGCTTTAAAGAAGTCTACTTATGGCCAATCAATGCGGAAGAGCAAGGCTCTCCTCAACAAGTAAAAAAGGTAATTGATACTGTCCGTAAATACAACATCCCTGTAGTATTCAGTGAAAGTACAATTTCTGACAAACCGGCTCGCCAAGTCAGTAAAGAAACAGGGGCAAAATACGGTGGCGTATTATATGTAGATTCACTTTCAACTGCTGATGGCCCAGTACCAACATATATTGACCTTTTAAATACGACTGTAGACACGATAGCGAAAGGATTTTCACAGTAA